A region of Streptomyces deccanensis DNA encodes the following proteins:
- a CDS encoding AAC(3) family N-acetyltransferase, translating to MTAATGQGAGVAPRPRQDLVPHTVPAPVFRALARARGGATAVDLLRNGQLSKRMLMVRALRQTAHGHPEERAAEAVYRRLVELNRRDRAAWREVMLHPYLDEGLTRALTALERGLPTDLRWLEQLAAGPGRRAWHRVDAVSDGMALALRLADRGPFREAHGHELTEPLTAGQAQEWTRALRAAWAVLVRRHPWHAQTIAAGLTTVVPLRPEPDGTEVSSAARRAFGAVAASLPEDPVLLALTLVHEFLHVQLGALLDLLPLHGPPTEARYHAPWRPDPRPAGALLQGTYAHLGVTDFWRAELASGAGGERARREYDTWREHTDAAAHTLLDCGELLPAGERFVTELREAVRRRPVPAGALRGRADLVQDLRGLGLRAGDTVLVHSALSTVGPVSSGAETMVSALSDVLGPSGTLVVYTPAPEEAPGRTPASGPYTAPGSGVGVLAETVRARPAALRSAHPWSAFTALGARADHVTSGHSPDCALGEESPLGRLEELGARVLLMGVGFEACTAFHLAEYRVPSRSASPHADTDARLDSSPFAAVGAAYEATGAVRSGQVGHAHCRLFDLADAVAFATGRPTTTAGKDQGPDR from the coding sequence ATGACAGCAGCGACAGGGCAGGGCGCCGGTGTCGCACCACGCCCCCGCCAGGATCTCGTCCCGCACACCGTCCCCGCCCCCGTCTTCCGCGCCCTCGCCCGCGCCCGCGGCGGCGCGACCGCCGTGGACCTGCTGCGGAACGGGCAACTGAGCAAACGCATGCTGATGGTGCGGGCCCTGCGCCAAACAGCGCACGGACATCCGGAGGAGCGCGCGGCGGAAGCGGTGTACCGCCGCCTGGTGGAACTGAACCGGCGGGACCGCGCGGCCTGGCGCGAGGTCATGCTGCACCCCTACCTGGACGAGGGCCTGACTCGGGCCCTCACGGCGCTGGAACGCGGACTGCCCACCGATCTGCGGTGGTTGGAGCAACTCGCGGCGGGTCCGGGCCGGCGGGCGTGGCACCGCGTCGACGCCGTCAGCGACGGCATGGCACTCGCACTGCGGCTCGCCGACCGCGGCCCGTTCCGTGAGGCGCACGGTCACGAACTCACCGAACCGCTCACCGCCGGACAGGCGCAAGAGTGGACACGGGCGCTGCGTGCCGCTTGGGCCGTGCTCGTGCGGCGGCATCCCTGGCACGCGCAGACCATCGCCGCCGGCCTGACCACCGTGGTCCCGCTGCGTCCCGAACCCGACGGCACCGAGGTGAGTTCGGCGGCCCGGCGCGCCTTCGGTGCCGTCGCCGCCTCCCTGCCCGAGGACCCGGTGCTGCTCGCACTGACCCTCGTGCACGAGTTCCTGCACGTCCAACTCGGCGCGCTGCTGGACCTGTTGCCGCTGCACGGCCCTCCGACGGAGGCCCGCTACCACGCTCCGTGGCGGCCGGACCCGCGGCCCGCCGGGGCGCTGCTCCAGGGGACGTACGCGCATCTGGGTGTGACGGACTTCTGGCGCGCCGAACTCGCCTCCGGGGCGGGAGGCGAGCGTGCGCGACGCGAGTACGACACCTGGCGCGAACACACCGACGCCGCCGCCCACACGCTGCTCGACTGCGGCGAACTGCTGCCCGCGGGCGAGCGGTTCGTGACGGAGCTGCGTGAGGCCGTGCGGCGTCGGCCCGTACCCGCGGGGGCGCTGCGCGGCAGAGCGGACCTCGTCCAGGACCTTCGCGGACTGGGGCTCCGGGCCGGGGACACCGTCCTCGTGCACTCCGCCCTGAGTACCGTCGGGCCCGTCTCCAGCGGCGCGGAGACCATGGTGAGCGCGCTGTCGGACGTCCTCGGACCCAGCGGGACGCTCGTGGTCTACACCCCGGCACCTGAGGAGGCCCCCGGCCGGACGCCCGCGTCCGGCCCGTACACCGCGCCGGGCTCCGGCGTCGGCGTCCTGGCCGAGACGGTACGGGCCCGGCCCGCCGCCTTGCGCAGCGCTCATCCGTGGAGTGCCTTCACCGCCTTGGGCGCGCGGGCTGACCACGTCACCTCCGGCCACTCCCCCGACTGCGCCCTGGGCGAGGAGTCACCGCTGGGCAGACTGGAAGAGCTCGGCGCCCGGGTGCTGTTGATGGGCGTCGGTTTCGAGGCGTGCACCGCGTTCCACCTGGCGGAGTACCGCGTTCCGAGCCGCTCCGCGAGCCCGCACGCGGACACCGACGCGCGCCTGGACTCCTCGCCGTTCGCGGCGGTGGGGGCCGCCTACGAGGCGACCGGAGCGGTGCGCTCCGGCCAGGTCGGTCACGCCCACTGCCGCCTCTTCGACCTCGCCGACGCGGTCGCGTTCGCCACGGGGCGGCCGACGACCACGGCAGGGAAGGACCAGGGGCCCGATCGCTAG
- a CDS encoding FxsB family cyclophane-forming radical SAM/SPASM peptide maturase yields MPMSATHAPPAAPDSGTESVPFRQFLLKIHSRCNLACTYCYMYEAADQSWRERPRSMAPATVRRAARLMAEHAAEHGLSEVHVVLHGGEPLLVGAEYLETLLGTVADALAGIATPRFALQTNGIRLAEDPRLLPVLDRHGVRIGVSLDGTPAGHDRHRRRADGRGSHSATARALELLTSPPHRHLFAGLLCVIDPTADPLETYDALLRFAPPRLDLLLPHGTWQAPPPGLAARTSPPSAPPAPGAPLRGTPYADWLCAVFDRWYGAPSRETGIRLFEEIMVLLLGGAARSEVVGLTPIDLVVVETDGAIEQADSLKVSYPGAPETGLHVFRDTFADAAAHPAFRARQRGLGGLGPVCRSCVRSRVCGGGLYAHRYSPDATPVFSAPSVYCDDLAVLVDHIGARLRRDVAALTVPRRKASR; encoded by the coding sequence ATGCCGATGTCCGCCACCCACGCCCCGCCCGCCGCACCGGACAGCGGGACGGAGTCCGTGCCCTTCCGGCAGTTCCTGCTGAAGATCCACAGCCGGTGCAACCTGGCCTGTACGTACTGCTACATGTACGAGGCGGCCGACCAGAGTTGGCGGGAACGGCCCCGGAGCATGGCTCCGGCGACGGTGCGGCGGGCGGCGCGACTGATGGCCGAACACGCCGCGGAGCACGGGCTGTCCGAGGTGCATGTGGTGCTGCACGGCGGCGAGCCCCTGCTCGTCGGGGCGGAATACCTGGAAACGCTCCTCGGGACGGTCGCGGACGCCCTGGCCGGGATCGCCACGCCGCGCTTCGCCCTGCAGACCAACGGCATCCGGCTGGCCGAGGACCCGCGGCTGCTCCCCGTTCTCGACCGGCACGGGGTCCGGATCGGGGTGAGCCTGGACGGCACCCCGGCCGGGCACGACCGGCACCGGCGGCGGGCCGACGGACGAGGCAGCCACTCCGCCACCGCCCGCGCCCTAGAACTGCTGACGAGCCCGCCCCACCGACACCTGTTCGCCGGCCTGCTGTGCGTGATCGACCCCACCGCCGACCCGCTGGAGACGTACGACGCGCTCCTGCGGTTCGCTCCGCCCCGGCTGGACCTGTTACTTCCGCACGGGACCTGGCAGGCTCCGCCGCCCGGGCTCGCCGCACGGACCTCGCCGCCGTCGGCCCCTCCCGCACCGGGCGCGCCCCTGCGGGGCACCCCGTACGCCGACTGGCTGTGCGCGGTCTTCGACCGCTGGTACGGCGCCCCCAGCCGGGAGACCGGCATCCGGCTGTTCGAGGAGATCATGGTGCTGCTGCTCGGCGGTGCCGCCCGCAGCGAGGTCGTCGGGCTCACCCCCATCGACCTCGTCGTCGTGGAGACCGACGGGGCGATCGAGCAGGCCGACTCGCTGAAGGTGAGCTATCCCGGGGCACCCGAGACCGGGTTGCACGTGTTCCGCGACACCTTCGCCGACGCCGCCGCGCATCCCGCCTTCCGCGCCCGGCAGCGCGGGTTGGGCGGGCTCGGCCCCGTCTGCCGCTCCTGCGTCCGCTCCCGTGTGTGCGGCGGCGGCCTGTACGCCCACAGATACTCTCCCGACGCCACCCCCGTCTTCTCGGCTCCCTCCGTGTACTGCGACGACCTGGCGGTGCTGGTCGACCACATCGGTGCCCGGCTGCGCCGGGACGTCGCCGCACTGACCGTGCCCCGGCGGAAGGCGTCCCGATGA
- the fxsT gene encoding FxSxx-COOH system tetratricopeptide repeat protein translates to MSSETEAQETGRIVTFYSYKGGTGRTMALVNVGWIMASNGKRVLLVDWDLEAPGLHRYLRPFLLDPKLRDTDGLINMVNSFVGQVIRPGEPPAPGAGTTVMSEDELRSHARLGPRTTGLDLRFPGGGRLDFLPAGRMSPSYSADVTSFNWRAFYERLGGGSFLQVLREEMKASYDYVLIDSRTGVSDISGICTTVMPDVLVDGFVLNHQSIEGGLDVAQSVASEVRHPVRILPVPMRVEDGEQELLEWGRDLARAEFGPFLSWLGESEQDQYWGEVEVPYKKYYAYAEIPATVRDRPSQPGNLLAAFERLTSWITDGRVRSLAPHPEDERQRMRAAYLDPRTSWPRIHVSYASADRMWAEWIAARLEVIGYQVSLHSTAEPDAGTLPEVAPVLKGRGRLLALLSPEYMAQRRAQEVWKQLRGLESADRALLAVRVQEFETTARAPFRGRFAADLTHCTPEEAEAQLLSVVGPVRRARVPGSVAPAPDAPAPPFPGTSPSVQRVPSRNVSFTGRGFLLERLRNGFTSGNTTQVLYGLGGVGKTQIAQEYAHRFKAAYDVVWWVPAAQPGLIRPALADLAPRLGLEVGEDVGSTAESVLRALRRGEPFDRWLLVYDNAGRPEQLAAFLPTGPPGGHVLLTSRDRTWVNDAGLVEVEVFQRQESTDLLHRLNTGLTASDAEEVARELGDLPLAVAQAAVWLSESSMPVATYLALLKDRLTEVLQTTQLPERDYPHSAAATWNLAVDELRRVNQAAAEMLEICSFFGPDPIPLRLLYSKAVTKALTLPSGEPRDEMAVAQLVRAINRFGLAKSDQSSATLTVHRLVQAVIRDQVDDARKPQARGVVHAALVDADPGDPDVPADWDRYAELLPHLRPSLAAESPDPEVRKWVTDSVRYLWKRGLRADGQELAERTLARWKTCGIGHPDDPQTLMLRIQLGNVLRSRGRLEKAYEIDRDTFERFHRTKGPDYAHTLAAAGNVAADLRALGRYVEARELDRKTLDGALRTLGDDHPRTLMYTSNLGMSEYLAGDRRAALDLHELAYRQQSEARGRDNFYSLLFASNYARDLRETGSLREALDLLRTTVQWYEQTLGDSHPETLRTRRNLAVALRRAGDYEQAKKIDEDIHSRYVEAHGTEHTDTLAAACGLACDLAALGEPQRARQLAERAMDRYGAYLGAEHPVTLACATNLSVYQRLTGSTDSARELSHKALHQMSRIVGESHPYSLSCMINHANDLALAGDLEAAVEWDRRARRYFLDILGPDHYDSISITSNLGLSLRAIGRVEEAARLAAEAARRAQDKLGETHPTTRTILAGKRLDSDIEPPTT, encoded by the coding sequence ATGAGCTCTGAGACCGAGGCTCAGGAGACCGGCCGGATAGTCACCTTTTATAGCTATAAGGGTGGAACGGGCCGCACGATGGCCCTGGTCAACGTCGGCTGGATCATGGCCAGCAACGGCAAGCGGGTGCTGCTGGTCGACTGGGACCTCGAGGCCCCCGGGCTGCACCGGTATCTGCGCCCTTTCCTCCTCGACCCGAAGCTGCGGGACACCGACGGCCTGATCAACATGGTGAACTCCTTCGTCGGACAGGTGATACGCCCCGGGGAACCGCCGGCCCCCGGCGCCGGGACCACCGTGATGAGTGAGGACGAACTGCGTTCCCACGCCCGGCTCGGCCCTCGCACCACCGGCCTGGACCTGCGCTTCCCCGGGGGCGGCCGGCTCGACTTCCTGCCCGCCGGGCGCATGTCCCCCTCGTACTCCGCGGACGTCACCAGCTTCAACTGGCGCGCGTTCTACGAACGTCTGGGCGGCGGCTCCTTCCTCCAGGTGCTGCGGGAGGAGATGAAAGCCTCGTACGACTACGTGCTCATCGACAGCCGCACCGGTGTCAGCGACATCTCGGGGATCTGCACCACCGTCATGCCGGACGTCCTCGTCGACGGGTTCGTGCTGAACCACCAGAGCATCGAAGGCGGCCTGGACGTCGCGCAGTCGGTGGCCTCGGAGGTGCGCCACCCCGTGCGCATCCTCCCCGTCCCCATGCGTGTCGAGGACGGCGAACAGGAACTGCTCGAATGGGGCCGCGACCTGGCCCGGGCCGAGTTCGGACCGTTCCTCTCCTGGCTGGGCGAATCGGAGCAGGACCAGTACTGGGGAGAGGTCGAGGTCCCCTACAAGAAGTACTACGCCTACGCCGAGATACCGGCCACGGTCCGGGACCGGCCCTCCCAGCCGGGAAACCTGCTCGCGGCGTTCGAGCGGCTCACCTCGTGGATCACCGACGGCCGGGTGCGATCCCTCGCCCCTCATCCGGAGGACGAGCGGCAGCGGATGCGTGCCGCCTACCTCGACCCCAGGACGTCGTGGCCGCGCATCCACGTCAGCTACGCCTCGGCCGACCGGATGTGGGCGGAATGGATCGCGGCCAGGCTGGAGGTCATCGGATACCAGGTCTCGCTGCACAGCACCGCCGAACCCGACGCCGGGACACTGCCCGAGGTCGCCCCCGTCCTGAAGGGGCGTGGACGGCTGCTCGCCCTGCTCTCCCCCGAGTACATGGCGCAGCGGCGTGCCCAGGAGGTCTGGAAGCAGTTGCGAGGTCTGGAGAGCGCCGACAGAGCTCTGCTCGCGGTACGCGTCCAGGAGTTCGAGACCACCGCTCGGGCCCCCTTCCGGGGACGGTTCGCCGCCGACCTCACCCACTGCACCCCCGAGGAGGCGGAGGCCCAACTGCTGTCGGTCGTCGGCCCGGTCCGCCGCGCCCGCGTCCCGGGCAGCGTCGCGCCGGCTCCCGACGCACCCGCCCCGCCGTTTCCCGGCACCTCCCCCTCGGTACAGCGAGTTCCATCCAGGAACGTGTCCTTCACCGGCCGGGGCTTCTTGCTCGAGCGGCTGCGCAACGGCTTCACCTCCGGCAACACGACACAGGTCCTCTACGGGCTCGGAGGAGTGGGAAAGACGCAGATCGCCCAAGAGTACGCACACCGGTTCAAAGCGGCCTATGACGTGGTCTGGTGGGTCCCCGCCGCGCAACCTGGTCTGATCCGCCCAGCCCTCGCCGATCTCGCGCCCCGCCTCGGCCTGGAGGTCGGCGAGGACGTGGGGAGCACAGCGGAGTCGGTGCTGCGGGCGTTACGACGGGGAGAGCCTTTCGACCGCTGGCTTCTGGTCTACGACAACGCCGGACGCCCCGAACAACTCGCGGCGTTCCTCCCTACGGGGCCGCCCGGTGGGCATGTCCTTCTCACGTCCCGCGACCGGACCTGGGTGAACGACGCGGGACTGGTCGAGGTCGAGGTGTTCCAGCGTCAGGAGAGCACCGACCTGTTGCACCGCCTCAACACCGGACTCACGGCCTCCGACGCCGAGGAGGTGGCCAGGGAACTGGGCGACCTGCCGCTGGCCGTCGCCCAGGCCGCGGTCTGGCTGAGCGAGAGCAGTATGCCGGTGGCCACCTATCTGGCACTGCTCAAGGACCGCCTCACCGAGGTGCTGCAGACGACCCAGCTACCGGAGCGGGACTACCCCCACTCGGCCGCGGCGACCTGGAACCTGGCGGTGGACGAACTGCGTCGGGTCAATCAGGCCGCGGCCGAGATGCTGGAGATCTGCTCCTTCTTCGGGCCCGATCCCATTCCGTTGCGGCTCCTCTACAGCAAAGCCGTCACCAAGGCGTTGACCCTGCCGTCGGGTGAGCCGCGCGACGAGATGGCCGTCGCCCAACTGGTGCGTGCGATCAATCGTTTCGGTCTGGCCAAGAGCGATCAGAGCAGCGCGACGCTCACGGTGCACCGGCTGGTGCAGGCGGTCATCCGCGACCAGGTCGACGACGCACGCAAACCGCAGGCACGCGGGGTGGTGCACGCCGCGCTGGTGGACGCCGACCCGGGTGACCCCGACGTCCCCGCGGACTGGGACCGTTACGCGGAACTGCTGCCCCATCTGCGGCCCAGCCTGGCCGCCGAGAGCCCGGATCCCGAAGTGCGCAAGTGGGTCACCGATTCCGTGCGTTACCTGTGGAAACGCGGCCTGCGGGCAGACGGTCAGGAGCTCGCGGAACGCACACTGGCCCGCTGGAAGACGTGCGGCATCGGGCACCCCGACGACCCACAGACCCTGATGCTCCGCATCCAGCTCGGCAACGTGCTGCGCTCCAGGGGGCGGCTGGAGAAGGCGTACGAGATCGACCGGGACACCTTCGAGCGGTTCCACCGCACCAAGGGCCCGGACTACGCGCACACGCTCGCGGCCGCCGGGAACGTCGCCGCCGACCTGCGCGCGCTGGGCCGGTACGTGGAGGCCCGGGAACTCGACCGCAAGACCCTCGACGGAGCCCTGCGGACGCTGGGGGACGACCACCCGCGCACCCTCATGTACACCAGCAACCTCGGTATGTCGGAGTACCTCGCGGGTGATCGCCGGGCGGCCCTCGATCTCCACGAACTCGCCTACCGGCAGCAGAGCGAGGCGCGCGGCCGGGACAACTTCTACTCCCTGCTGTTCGCCAGCAACTACGCTCGGGATCTGCGTGAGACGGGGAGTCTGAGGGAGGCCCTGGACCTGCTGCGCACCACCGTCCAGTGGTACGAGCAGACCCTCGGGGACAGTCACCCGGAGACGCTGAGGACCCGCCGCAACCTCGCCGTCGCCCTGCGCCGGGCCGGTGACTACGAGCAGGCGAAGAAGATCGACGAGGACATCCACTCCCGGTACGTCGAGGCGCACGGCACGGAGCACACGGACACGCTCGCCGCGGCCTGCGGTCTCGCCTGCGACCTGGCGGCGCTCGGGGAGCCACAACGAGCACGGCAGCTGGCAGAACGGGCCATGGACCGCTACGGCGCCTACCTGGGTGCGGAACATCCCGTCACGCTGGCCTGCGCCACCAACCTCTCGGTGTACCAGCGGTTGACGGGCAGTACGGACTCCGCCCGCGAGCTGTCCCACAAGGCCCTGCACCAGATGTCACGGATCGTCGGGGAGAGTCACCCGTACAGCCTCAGCTGCATGATCAATCACGCCAACGACCTCGCTCTGGCCGGCGACCTGGAAGCGGCCGTCGAGTGGGACCGGCGCGCCCGACGGTACTTCCTCGACATCCTGGGGCCCGACCACTACGACTCCATCAGCATCACCTCCAACCTGGGCCTGAGCCTGCGGGCGATCGGCCGTGTCGAGGAGGCGGCGCGGCTGGCGGCGGAGGCGGCGCGAAGGGCCCAGGACAAGCTGGGCGAGACACACCCCACGACGCGGACGATACTGGCCGGAAAACGACTCGACTCGGACATCGAACCACCGACTACCTGA
- a CDS encoding TIR-like protein FxsC, which translates to MEREPYFFLSYARRDDRGSAFVRRFYDDLLAELSRLGADCGGQQPFLDIERIGLGMDWESALGNEIGHCRALVALCSPAYVNSPYCGKEWAAFESRLLKYREQTDIEVPALIPVLWVPLHHAMPPEISKYQYFEPAMGQEYLEQGLMGLLRSAPGGRAYRAVLELVAKRVHHVADLFRLPRAQGLDLGTVRSPFEGREPAGPGRRTTGHVRVFIAAGVTDPLPTGRQRPEYYGPSPLDWTPYHPPIHPTVAYRAQRVIIDEGCTSSLEVVDRGLGEKLDEAMHNNQTSVLLVDAWAAREGQYRAPLSDYDRQNHPVTGVLVPCHETDEESVDEKLWTDLQQVFRRNWMRRNDPYDPLFQVQVERQRFESRLARMVVVAQNRLMEQAVPRRLPAGPSAPPMPGLNVPYTPPSGTDDPTEPPGRTPLRKDQDDEL; encoded by the coding sequence TTGGAGCGAGAGCCGTACTTTTTCCTCAGTTATGCGCGCCGGGACGACCGGGGTAGCGCCTTCGTGCGTCGTTTCTACGACGACCTGTTGGCAGAGCTGAGCCGCCTGGGCGCGGACTGCGGCGGACAACAGCCGTTCCTCGACATCGAGCGGATCGGCCTGGGCATGGACTGGGAGAGCGCGCTCGGCAACGAGATCGGGCACTGCCGGGCGCTGGTGGCCCTCTGCTCACCCGCCTATGTCAACAGTCCCTACTGCGGCAAGGAATGGGCCGCCTTCGAATCCCGGCTGCTGAAATACCGCGAGCAGACCGACATCGAGGTACCGGCGCTCATACCGGTCCTCTGGGTCCCCCTGCACCATGCGATGCCGCCGGAGATCAGCAAGTACCAGTACTTCGAACCGGCGATGGGTCAGGAGTACCTGGAGCAGGGGCTGATGGGGCTGCTGCGGTCCGCTCCGGGGGGCCGCGCCTACCGCGCCGTGCTGGAACTCGTCGCGAAGCGGGTGCACCACGTCGCCGATCTCTTCCGGCTGCCCCGTGCGCAGGGCCTCGACCTGGGGACCGTGCGCAGCCCCTTCGAGGGGCGGGAACCCGCGGGCCCGGGGAGACGCACCACGGGTCACGTCCGGGTGTTCATCGCCGCGGGCGTCACCGACCCCCTGCCCACGGGCCGCCAGCGCCCCGAGTACTACGGGCCCTCACCGCTCGACTGGACGCCGTACCACCCGCCGATCCACCCCACCGTGGCCTACCGGGCGCAGCGCGTGATCATCGACGAGGGGTGCACGAGCAGCCTGGAGGTCGTCGACCGGGGCCTCGGCGAGAAGCTCGACGAGGCCATGCACAACAACCAGACCTCCGTGCTGCTGGTCGACGCGTGGGCCGCCCGGGAAGGCCAGTACCGCGCTCCGCTGTCCGACTACGACCGGCAGAACCACCCTGTCACCGGCGTCCTCGTGCCGTGTCACGAGACGGACGAGGAATCCGTCGACGAGAAGCTGTGGACCGACCTTCAGCAGGTCTTCAGACGCAACTGGATGCGGCGCAACGACCCCTACGATCCGCTGTTCCAGGTCCAGGTCGAAAGACAACGGTTCGAGAGCAGGCTGGCCCGCATGGTGGTGGTCGCCCAGAACCGCCTCATGGAGCAGGCCGTGCCGCGCCGGCTGCCCGCCGGGCCGTCGGCACCGCCCATGCCGGGACTCAACGTCCCGTACACGCCGCCCTCCGGCACCGACGATCCGACCGAGCCGCCGGGTCGTACGCCCCTGCGGAAGGATCAGGACGATGAGCTCTGA
- the fxsA gene encoding FxSxx-COOH cyclophane-containing RiPP peptide: MLRETSGPEYVSDLVDITDLPMEALEDLPDTVLASVLHDVRFPSGESFAAFASALL; encoded by the coding sequence GTGCTGAGAGAGACGAGCGGCCCCGAGTACGTCTCGGACCTGGTGGACATCACCGACCTGCCCATGGAAGCGCTCGAGGACCTGCCGGACACGGTTCTCGCGTCGGTGCTCCATGATGTGCGATTCCCGTCGGGCGAGAGCTTCGCCGCGTTCGCGTCGGCACTTCTCTGA
- a CDS encoding threonine synthase: protein MTPLPDRFCPTDGTRVPAASLAWCCPACRGPLDLDFAPTPASLKSLSGRVNSLWRYAECLPLASPTVSLGEGRTPLVELREGIQAKLDFLMPTLSFKDRGAVLLAELALRLGPRQVIADSSGNAGTAVAAYCARAALPCTVYVPAGTSDKKLEQIGAHGAQLHLVDGDREATARVARAAADEDGVFYASHVYNPYFLHGTKTYVHELWEDLGGRLPEVIVVPVGNGTLLLGAALAVAELHAAGLIDRRPALYAVQSAAVAPLAHAWTEGADDLVGTTPAAPTFAEGIAIPRPPRARQILRAVRDSGGAFLTVTEDQIRHAQRDLASRGLYVESTGVACWAAVREGALGSRTAVVPLCGAGVKTGLAGA, encoded by the coding sequence ATGACCCCTCTGCCGGATCGCTTCTGCCCGACGGACGGTACGCGCGTCCCCGCCGCCTCCCTCGCCTGGTGCTGTCCGGCCTGCCGGGGCCCCCTGGACCTGGACTTCGCGCCCACGCCGGCATCGCTGAAGTCGCTCTCCGGCCGGGTGAACTCGCTCTGGCGGTACGCGGAATGCCTCCCCCTGGCCTCGCCCACGGTGTCGCTGGGCGAGGGCCGGACCCCGCTCGTCGAACTGCGGGAGGGCATCCAGGCCAAGCTCGACTTCCTGATGCCGACGCTGTCCTTCAAGGACCGGGGCGCGGTCCTCCTCGCCGAGCTGGCCCTGCGGCTCGGCCCCCGGCAGGTGATCGCCGACAGCAGCGGCAACGCGGGCACGGCGGTCGCCGCGTACTGCGCACGGGCCGCGCTGCCCTGCACGGTGTACGTCCCGGCCGGCACGTCGGACAAGAAGCTGGAGCAGATCGGGGCGCACGGCGCGCAGCTCCACCTCGTCGACGGCGACCGCGAGGCCACGGCCCGGGTGGCCCGCGCGGCGGCGGACGAGGACGGCGTCTTCTACGCCTCGCACGTCTACAACCCGTACTTCCTGCACGGCACCAAGACGTACGTCCACGAACTGTGGGAGGACCTGGGCGGCCGCCTCCCCGAGGTGATCGTCGTACCGGTAGGCAACGGCACACTGCTGCTGGGCGCGGCCCTCGCCGTCGCCGAACTGCACGCGGCGGGCCTCATCGACCGCCGTCCCGCGCTCTACGCCGTCCAGTCCGCCGCCGTGGCGCCGCTCGCCCACGCCTGGACCGAGGGCGCCGACGACCTCGTCGGAACGACTCCCGCGGCACCCACCTTCGCCGAGGGCATCGCCATCCCCCGCCCGCCCCGGGCCCGCCAGATCCTCCGCGCCGTCCGCGACTCGGGCGGCGCCTTCCTCACGGTGACGGAGGATCAGATCCGCCATGCCCAGCGCGACCTGGCCTCCCGCGGCCTGTACGTCGAGTCCACGGGCGTGGCCTGCTGGGCGGCGGTTCGGGAGGGAGCGCTGGGATCGCGGACCGCGGTGGTGCCGTTGTGCGGCGCGGGCGTGAAGACGGGGTTGGCGGGGGCCTGA
- a CDS encoding DUF4190 domain-containing protein, which translates to MVTPPPSGPQPPHGGGPFPPSGQPQAGGGGQPHPYGAAAEPWGRAWGQPYPAWAAAPPVNGLAIAALVLGVLCFLPGIGLVLGIVALAQIRKKGERGKGMAVAGIALSTVGALLMTLALTTGGARDAWDGFRSAASDAGGTFSVAKGECFDSRTDSLEGYAYDVDIVPCDGEHDAEVFANFPMPDADRADGGYPGDDAVAEAADDRCYELSEAYAMDTWALPADVDVYYFTPTRESWRYGDREITCMFGNVDPRAHLTGSLRQDETTLDDDQLAFLEADAILNGAFDGMPETEYVEDDLAGHKEWASQVVDALERQSSALRAHDWGPAVEQAVADYAEVLDLAREEWESAHEASDADDFTDHWDAAYRLTDGSKAITAREALGLATEPPTYDDEDTGRGDGEGDGEEGPGAEV; encoded by the coding sequence GTGGTCACACCCCCGCCCTCCGGGCCCCAGCCGCCTCACGGAGGTGGCCCGTTCCCGCCGTCGGGGCAGCCGCAGGCGGGCGGTGGCGGGCAGCCGCATCCGTACGGGGCGGCCGCCGAGCCCTGGGGCCGGGCCTGGGGGCAGCCGTATCCGGCCTGGGCCGCCGCCCCGCCCGTCAACGGGCTCGCGATCGCCGCGCTCGTGCTCGGGGTGCTCTGTTTCCTGCCGGGGATCGGGCTCGTGCTGGGCATCGTCGCGCTGGCGCAGATCAGGAAGAAGGGGGAGCGCGGCAAGGGCATGGCGGTGGCCGGAATCGCGCTGTCGACGGTCGGCGCGCTGCTGATGACCCTCGCCCTCACCACGGGCGGCGCGCGCGACGCGTGGGACGGCTTCCGCAGCGCGGCGAGCGACGCGGGCGGCACGTTCTCGGTGGCGAAGGGCGAGTGCTTCGACTCGCGCACCGACTCCCTGGAGGGGTACGCGTACGACGTCGACATCGTCCCGTGCGACGGTGAGCACGACGCCGAGGTCTTCGCCAACTTCCCGATGCCGGACGCCGATCGGGCCGACGGCGGCTACCCCGGCGACGACGCGGTCGCCGAAGCCGCCGACGACCGGTGCTACGAGCTCTCGGAGGCGTACGCCATGGACACCTGGGCGCTCCCCGCCGACGTCGACGTCTACTACTTCACCCCCACACGGGAGAGCTGGCGCTACGGCGACCGCGAGATCACCTGCATGTTCGGCAACGTGGACCCGCGGGCCCACCTGACGGGCTCGCTGCGGCAGGACGAGACGACCCTCGACGACGACCAGCTCGCCTTCCTGGAGGCCGACGCGATCCTGAACGGCGCCTTCGACGGGATGCCCGAGACGGAATACGTCGAGGACGACCTGGCAGGGCACAAGGAATGGGCGTCACAGGTGGTCGACGCCCTGGAGCGGCAGTCGTCCGCCCTGCGCGCCCACGACTGGGGGCCCGCCGTCGAACAGGCCGTCGCCGATTACGCCGAGGTCCTGGACCTGGCGCGCGAGGAGTGGGAGTCGGCGCACGAGGCGAGCGACGCCGACGACTTCACCGACCACTGGGACGCGGCGTACCGGCTGACGGACGGCTCCAAGGCCATCACCGCGCGCGAGGCTCTGGGGCTGGCCACCGAACCGCCGACGTACGACGACGAGGACACCGGCCGGGGCGACGGCGAGGGCGACGGCGAGGAGGGGCCCGGCGCGGAGGTGTGA